The Leptolyngbyaceae cyanobacterium genome has a window encoding:
- a CDS encoding chemotaxis protein CheW — translation MVDDCWKKIGVDGDRSCDQLKTVTHCRNCPVYSAVGRSLLEREAPPQYLHEWTEVLSKTQPDHAKAQVNSAIVPTGQNISAMIFRLGGEWLALPVKLLQEVTQPCLIHTLPHRSDELFLGLVNIRGEILLCICLSHLLDLDTKKELPQHLNSVSVASKRMLVVASDEDRWVFTVDEVCGVHRFAVSELKNTPVVISKATEAYTKGVVQWQGHKVNYLDSDLLFYTLNRRIL, via the coding sequence ATGGTTGACGATTGTTGGAAGAAAATAGGAGTGGATGGCGATCGCTCTTGCGATCAACTCAAAACCGTAACTCACTGTCGCAATTGTCCCGTTTATTCGGCAGTGGGACGCAGCTTACTAGAACGGGAAGCACCACCCCAGTATCTCCATGAATGGACGGAAGTACTCTCAAAAACTCAGCCCGATCACGCGAAGGCCCAAGTCAATAGCGCGATCGTTCCCACGGGGCAAAATATATCGGCGATGATTTTTCGCCTGGGAGGTGAATGGTTAGCTCTACCAGTAAAGTTACTTCAGGAAGTAACTCAACCTTGTTTGATTCATACTCTACCCCACCGCAGCGACGAACTCTTCCTTGGTTTAGTCAATATTAGAGGGGAAATACTGTTGTGCATTTGCCTTTCCCATTTGCTGGACTTAGACACGAAAAAGGAGTTGCCCCAGCATCTTAACTCGGTTTCTGTAGCTTCCAAAAGAATGCTAGTAGTTGCTAGCGATGAAGACCGATGGGTATTTACCGTTGATGAAGTCTGTGGAGTTCATCGCTTTGCCGTGAGTGAATTAAAAAATACCCCAGTAGTAATTTCTAAAGCTACAGAAGCTTATACCAAAGGCGTGGTTCAATGGCAGGGTCATAAGGTTAATTACTTAGATTCTGATTTATTGTTTTATACACTCAATCGGCGGATTCTATGA
- a CDS encoding response regulator has translation MSGNFSIFDLFRVEVEQQANNLNNGLLALETQPESTQILESLMRACHSIKGAAHISDIDAGVNLAQVMEDTFANAQKQNITLNRDRIEVLLAGVNLLLSMSQQKEADLESWLSEQEEEIEAIQNSIVSVLTPGAISPGKKKTAKAGKTQSKETRQPESNQSDRVASSRKDGKKPEEKSKPETIAITAAPVEVINDEPELEEESEAEVAAESAAEIPAPSAATEVSMDGASMLDLFRLEVEAQAVILNDGLLALESQPQSAKVLESLMRAAHSVKGAARIVAIDAAVHLAHVMEDCFVAAQNQKITLGADDVDILLHGVDLLSSISKLEPNELKIWLSQNNEEIQTTKQQISAILDPSAAPAPTKAKTAPEAKPAEKEIAPVESSIVSSASEAKQAIVKQTTTLTKGTSNKLDAAKDPAANAAANSDRVVRVSAENLNRIMGLAGESLIEANWLQPFADSLSVLKKRQLELSKMLEELQESLSLTQNNQKSQSSLDSVRQKERECREMLNERINELELYVRRTGNLSDRLYREVIASHMRPFDDGVQGFPRMIRDLARKLGKQVKLEILGKATPVDRDILKKLEAPLTHILRNSVDHGLEMPEERLAAGKPPEGTVRLEAVHRGGMLSITISDDGKGIDLERLRQKVITKSLATPEVAAQLTDSELIEFLFLPGFSTAKQVTEISGRGVGLDIARSMAQEVGGTVRASSQFGKGTNFHFQLPLTLSVVRTLLVEISGEPYAFPLARIEQIVMVNKDDIYSMENRQYFTMDNRNIGLVPAYQVLELKESLPKFEAYPVVVISEQSDYYGLVVDRFLGEHDLVVRPLDPRLGKVQDLSAAALMGDGTPILIVDVSDLVHSVDNLLNQGNLRRLANDGQATVEDRRKKILVVDDSITVREMERKLLQNKGYLVDVAVNGLEGWYTVSSNDYDLVVSDIDMPRMNGFELVSKIKNHPKLRSVPVIIVSYKDREEDRMQGLEAGADYYLTKASFHDNTFLKAVVDLIGE, from the coding sequence ATGAGCGGCAATTTTTCCATATTCGATCTATTCCGAGTCGAAGTCGAGCAACAAGCAAATAACCTCAATAACGGGTTATTAGCTTTAGAAACTCAACCTGAATCTACTCAAATATTAGAATCTCTGATGAGGGCTTGCCATTCAATTAAAGGGGCTGCCCATATTTCAGATATCGATGCAGGTGTCAACCTAGCACAAGTCATGGAAGACACCTTTGCTAACGCACAAAAACAAAACATTACTTTAAATCGCGATCGAATTGAAGTGCTATTGGCAGGAGTTAATTTGCTTCTGAGCATGAGTCAACAAAAAGAAGCAGATTTAGAAAGTTGGCTTTCAGAACAGGAAGAAGAAATAGAAGCAATTCAAAACAGCATCGTTTCGGTGTTAACACCGGGAGCAATCTCTCCCGGTAAAAAGAAAACCGCCAAAGCAGGCAAAACTCAGAGCAAAGAAACTCGGCAGCCGGAAAGCAACCAGAGCGATCGAGTTGCATCTTCTCGTAAAGATGGCAAAAAACCCGAGGAAAAGAGTAAGCCAGAGACGATCGCGATTACGGCTGCTCCGGTTGAGGTGATAAACGACGAACCAGAACTGGAAGAAGAGTCGGAAGCAGAGGTAGCAGCAGAGTCCGCAGCAGAGATTCCAGCGCCTTCAGCCGCCACCGAGGTAAGTATGGATGGGGCTTCTATGTTGGATTTATTCCGCTTGGAAGTGGAAGCTCAGGCAGTAATTTTAAACGACGGTTTGTTAGCTCTGGAATCCCAACCTCAGTCTGCAAAAGTGTTGGAGTCATTAATGCGGGCGGCTCACTCGGTGAAAGGTGCGGCGAGGATCGTAGCGATCGATGCCGCAGTTCATCTAGCCCACGTCATGGAAGACTGCTTTGTGGCGGCGCAAAACCAAAAGATTACTTTAGGGGCAGATGATGTAGATATTTTGCTGCACGGAGTCGATTTGCTCAGCAGTATCAGCAAACTGGAACCGAACGAACTGAAAATTTGGTTGTCGCAAAACAACGAGGAAATTCAAACCACAAAGCAACAAATCAGCGCTATCCTCGATCCCAGTGCTGCCCCTGCACCAACCAAGGCAAAAACCGCACCAGAAGCTAAACCAGCAGAAAAAGAAATTGCCCCAGTCGAATCGTCGATCGTTTCATCTGCCAGCGAAGCAAAACAGGCGATCGTCAAGCAAACAACAACCCTCACTAAAGGCACATCCAATAAACTGGATGCTGCTAAAGATCCAGCAGCAAACGCAGCTGCCAATAGCGATCGCGTAGTCCGAGTGAGTGCAGAAAATTTGAATCGCATCATGGGATTAGCGGGCGAATCCCTGATCGAGGCAAATTGGTTGCAACCATTTGCAGATTCCCTCAGCGTTTTGAAAAAACGCCAGCTGGAATTGTCGAAGATGCTCGAAGAGTTACAAGAAAGCCTTTCCCTAACTCAGAACAATCAAAAAAGTCAGTCCTCTTTAGACTCGGTAAGACAAAAAGAGCGAGAATGCCGGGAAATGTTGAACGAACGAATTAACGAACTGGAATTATACGTTCGTCGGACTGGCAATCTTTCCGATCGCCTTTATCGAGAAGTGATCGCTTCCCATATGCGTCCCTTCGATGACGGAGTGCAAGGTTTCCCCCGCATGATCAGGGACCTCGCTCGCAAATTAGGCAAGCAAGTCAAGCTAGAAATTCTCGGCAAAGCTACCCCAGTCGATCGAGATATTCTCAAGAAATTAGAAGCACCCCTCACCCACATTCTGCGGAACTCCGTCGATCACGGTTTAGAAATGCCAGAAGAACGTTTAGCTGCTGGCAAACCTCCAGAAGGAACGGTACGGCTAGAAGCCGTCCATCGCGGTGGAATGTTATCGATTACCATTTCCGACGATGGCAAAGGCATCGATTTAGAACGCTTGCGCCAGAAAGTAATTACCAAAAGTTTGGCAACTCCAGAAGTCGCTGCCCAGCTAACTGATAGCGAGTTAATCGAATTTCTATTCTTACCGGGATTTTCCACAGCTAAACAAGTGACGGAAATTTCCGGACGGGGGGTTGGTTTAGATATTGCCAGAAGTATGGCGCAAGAAGTTGGCGGAACGGTTCGCGCCAGTTCTCAATTCGGCAAAGGAACTAATTTTCATTTCCAATTGCCTCTCACTTTATCGGTCGTTCGTACTTTGTTAGTAGAAATATCAGGCGAACCTTATGCCTTCCCGCTAGCAAGAATCGAACAAATCGTGATGGTAAATAAAGATGATATTTACTCGATGGAAAACCGCCAATATTTTACGATGGACAATCGAAATATTGGTTTGGTACCGGCTTATCAAGTTTTGGAATTGAAAGAATCCTTACCCAAGTTCGAGGCATATCCGGTAGTAGTGATCAGCGAACAATCAGATTACTACGGTTTGGTAGTCGATCGCTTTTTGGGAGAACACGATTTAGTTGTCAGACCCTTAGACCCTCGGTTAGGCAAAGTGCAAGACCTCAGTGCGGCGGCATTGATGGGAGATGGCACTCCGATCCTGATCGTCGATGTTTCCGATTTAGTCCATTCGGTCGATAATCTACTCAATCAAGGCAATTTGAGACGGTTGGCTAATGACGGGCAAGCTACCGTAGAAGACCGCCGCAAGAAAATTCTGGTGGTTGACGATTCGATTACCGTGCGAGAAATGGAACGGAAGTTGCTACAAAATAAAGGTTACTTAGTAGATGTGGCCGTCAATGGGTTAGAAGGTTGGTATACGGTTTCCAGCAACGACTACGACCTGGTAGTTAGCGATATCGATATGCCTCGCATGAATGGATTCGAGCTAGTTAGTAAAATTAAAAATCATCCAAAATTACGTTCGGTTCCGGTCATTATCGTTTCTTATAAAGACAGAGAAGAAGATAGAATGCAGGGTTTGGAAGCGGGAGCAGATTACTACTTAACAAAAGCAAGTTTTCATGATAATACATTCTTAAAAGCCGTGGTCGATTTGATAGGTGAGTAA
- a CDS encoding methyl-accepting chemotaxis protein has translation KEISATSQQLLKTMDEVGYTSQATASGAAESQKDLAHMEQTMRMLAGATGIISAKLGTISEKANNINSIITTITKVADQTNLLSLNAAIEAEKAGEYGTGFAVVAREIRRLADQTAVATLDIENMVKEMQRAVSTGVMEMDKFTKEVERGVEDVSNISNKLESIIEQVQTLTPRFQQVSGSMEAQSQGAQQISQAILQLTEASSQTVQSLREVNGTIRQLNDVSQNLRQEVLKLEQMVNT, from the coding sequence CAAAGAAATCTCCGCCACCTCCCAGCAACTACTCAAAACAATGGATGAAGTAGGCTACACCTCCCAAGCCACCGCATCAGGAGCCGCCGAAAGCCAAAAAGACCTAGCCCACATGGAACAAACCATGCGAATGCTAGCCGGAGCCACAGGCATAATTTCTGCCAAACTAGGCACGATTAGCGAAAAAGCCAACAACATCAACAGCATCATCACCACCATCACCAAAGTAGCCGACCAAACCAACTTGCTCTCCCTCAACGCTGCCATCGAAGCGGAAAAAGCCGGAGAATACGGCACCGGATTTGCAGTCGTGGCCAGAGAAATTCGCCGACTAGCCGACCAAACCGCCGTGGCCACCCTGGATATCGAAAATATGGTCAAAGAAATGCAACGAGCGGTATCGACTGGGGTGATGGAAATGGACAAATTCACCAAAGAAGTAGAAAGGGGAGTGGAAGATGTTAGTAATATCAGCAATAAATTAGAGTCGATTATCGAACAAGTACAAACTCTGACACCGCGATTCCAACAAGTGAGCGGCAGTATGGAAGCGCAATCCCAAGGAGCGCAGCAAATTTCTCAGGCGATACTGCAATTGACCGAGGCTTCCTCTCAAACCGTTCAGTCTTTGCGGGAAGTGAATGGGACAATTAGGCAGTTGAATGATGTATCGCAAAATTTGCGCCAGGAGGTTTTGAAGCTAGAACAAATGGTTAATACTTAA